GGCTACATCGCGCTCGGCGCGCTGGCCGGCGGCGCCTGGATCGCCGGGCTGCCGGCGACGGAGGCGCGGCGGCTGGGCGGGCTGTTCCTGGCCGGCGGACTGGCCGGCGGGCTGCTGTTCGCGGTGGAGGCGGCGCTGGACTTCCCGCTGAACCGCTGGTGGAACAGCGTGCCCGACGACCAGCTGCCCAACCTGCTGAACGGCAATGTGCCGAAACGGACGGCGGCGCTGCTCTGCCTGCTGGTCTGGCCGGCCGCCCTGGCGGTGGACCGCTTCGGGTGGCGGACGCCGGCCCTGCTGGTGCCGGTCGGCTATGCGCTGGCCTGCCTGCCGCTGACCAGCCGCTCGGCCATGCTGGGCATCGCCGCCGGGCTGGTCACGCTGGCCGCCGCCCGTGCATCCGCCGTCTGGACCCGCCGGCTGTTCGCCACCGCGGTGACCGCCGCCTTCCTGCTGGTGCTGCCCGCCGCCCTGCTGTTCTCCGGCCCGCTCGACCTCGACCATTCCGGCCTGCTCTTCCGCTCGGCCCAGCACCGGGTGGAGATCTGGGGCCATGCGGCGGACCGCGCGCTGCGCACACCGGTGTTCGGCCAGGGCATCGACGCCTCGCGCTCCCTGCCGCCGGACGGGGCGGTGTCGGACTTCTCGCCGATCGGCGACAGCCTGCTGCCGCTGCATCCCCACAACGCCTTCCTGCAGGTCTGGCTGGAGACCGGAGCGGTCGGGGCCGCGTTGGCCCTGGCCGTCATGCTGATGCTGCTGGCCGCCACCGCCCGGCTGGAGCGCCATGACCAGCCCTTCGCGCTCGCCCTGTTCGCCACGGCGATGGCGATGGGCAGCACCGCCTACGGCATCTGGCAGCCCTGGTGGATGGCAGGCTTCCTTTCCGCCGCGCTGATGCTGCGGCTGGCAACCCGTATCGGGGCCCGTATCGGGGACAAGACACAATGAGCAAGCGCCCGCTCCGCATCCTGGTCATCAAGCTGGGCGCCTTCGGCGACTTCTTCCTGGCCCAGACGACCTTCGCCGCCATCCGCCGCCACCATGCCGGCGATCGGGTGACGCTGCTGACCCTGCCGTCCCTTGCCTCGCTCGCCCGCATGAGCGGCCTGTTCGACGAGGTGCTGGAGGACCCGCGCGAGCGGTCGCTGTCGGCCTATCTGACGATCCGCCGCACCCTGCGCGCCCATCGCTTCGACCGCGTCTACGACCTCCAGGCGCAGACGCGCACCGACCTGTACCACCGGCTGCTGTTCCCCGGCCCCTGGCCGGAATGGTCGGGCACCGCCCGTGGCGCTTCCCATCCCGACCGCTACGAGGGCCGGCGCAAGGTGCCGGTGCGCGAGCGCTATGTTCGCCAACTCGCCCCCTTCGGCATCGTCCCGGACGAGACGCCCGACCTGTCCTGGCTCGACGCCGACATTTCCAAGTTCGGTCTGCCGGAGCGGTTCGCGTTGCTGGTCCCCGGCTCCTCCCCCGGACGGCCGGACAAGCGTTGGCCGGTCCGCCGCTATGCCGAGGTGGCGGCGGCACTGGCCGGGCGCGGCATCATTCCGGTGGTGATCGGCACCGGCATCGAGAGCGACCTCGCCCGCTCCATCGCAGAGTATTGCCCCCAGGCTGTCGATCTTACCGACCGCACCAGCGTGCCGGAACTGGGCGGGCTGGCGCGCCGGGCCTGGGGGGCGGTCGGCAACGACACCGGCCCGACCCACCTGATCGCCGCGGTCGGCTGCCCCACCGTGGTGGTGTTCTCCGACGCCTCCGACCCGATCCACAGCACCGGCCCGCGCGTGCTGATCCACCACCGCCCCGACTTCGCCGACATCGACAGCGCCGGCGTGGTCGAGGCGCTGGACCACGCGCGGGAGATGGGAGGCATCTAACGGCAGAAGGGAAACGGCGCCACCTTGGGCATGTAGATCGGGATCCACTCGCAATGGGTGACCGGGTTCGGCAGCTTCCGGGTCTCGATGATCGGCCAGGCATGGGCGGCAAGCACCACCAGCGTCACGCCGCCCAGGATCCAGCGCCGCGGCTTGTTTCGGTCCAGCAGCCCCGGCATCCGTGCCAGCACCCAGGCGGCCGACAGGATCGCCAGCGGATCGGTGTAGGCGGCATAGGCGCGCTGGAAACCGCGCAGCGAGAACAGCGCCTCCAGCCCCCAGGCGACCAGCAGCAGGAACAGCGCCTGCACCGCGGCCAGCCTCTCCCCCCGCCGCCACAGCACCACCGCCCCGGCGATGGCGAACCACTCCACGATGATGGTCTGGGGGATGTTGTCGGGGTGCAGGACGATGGTACGGATCGCCAGCGTCCGGCCGATGCCAGCCAGCAGAAGCGCCAGCGTCCCCTGCCCCACCACGTTGCCCTGCCCCTGCAGCTCCGCCCCGTGCCGCCAGGAGGAGAAGACGAACATGTGCTCGACGAAGTTCGCCACGGCGATGGCGTTCTGCTCGTTCCAGCGGATGTCGAGCGCCAGCAGCCCGGCCGCCAGCCCCAGCAGCACCGCCGCCGCCCCGGCCACCGCGCGTGCCGCCGGCACCCGGTGCACCACCGCATGGACCAGGATGCCGACCAGCACCCAGCCGGCAACGATGCTCTGATACCCGCCGCCCGACAGCACGCCGCCAACGGGGGTGTAGGGATAGACCGCCCGCCCCCAGCCGGCCAGCCCGGCCTGGATCAGCCCGAAGGCCGGAACCGCCGC
The nucleotide sequence above comes from Azospirillum sp. TSA2s. Encoded proteins:
- a CDS encoding O-antigen ligase → MPVESLDATASRPVPPSPAPPPAGSGVDAALRGLAGAAALVLGPLAALAPRGLPVWAILVLVLSLTGLARRGSFGRILRLTPAVAAVAAFLLLALVSSLWSPSDRALETVLEIGYIALGALAGGAWIAGLPATEARRLGGLFLAGGLAGGLLFAVEAALDFPLNRWWNSVPDDQLPNLLNGNVPKRTAALLCLLVWPAALAVDRFGWRTPALLVPVGYALACLPLTSRSAMLGIAAGLVTLAAARASAVWTRRLFATAVTAAFLLVLPAALLFSGPLDLDHSGLLFRSAQHRVEIWGHAADRALRTPVFGQGIDASRSLPPDGAVSDFSPIGDSLLPLHPHNAFLQVWLETGAVGAALALAVMLMLLAATARLERHDQPFALALFATAMAMGSTAYGIWQPWWMAGFLSAALMLRLATRIGARIGDKTQ
- a CDS encoding glycosyltransferase family 9 protein, whose amino-acid sequence is MSKRPLRILVIKLGAFGDFFLAQTTFAAIRRHHAGDRVTLLTLPSLASLARMSGLFDEVLEDPRERSLSAYLTIRRTLRAHRFDRVYDLQAQTRTDLYHRLLFPGPWPEWSGTARGASHPDRYEGRRKVPVRERYVRQLAPFGIVPDETPDLSWLDADISKFGLPERFALLVPGSSPGRPDKRWPVRRYAEVAAALAGRGIIPVVIGTGIESDLARSIAEYCPQAVDLTDRTSVPELGGLARRAWGAVGNDTGPTHLIAAVGCPTVVVFSDASDPIHSTGPRVLIHHRPDFADIDSAGVVEALDHAREMGGI
- a CDS encoding glycosyltransferase family 39 protein, translating into MTPAPSVARPSLLDRVVAAPWWLLCLGLAAAMVLSVLLVGFRLPYWVHSDQDLVLAYHGLLFGDGLPQEYFDHPGYGYFLVIDVWYRLLHAVGLLPVASLSALPPGSDVVATEAVWQSLIQAGRALSILLTAAFAVSYATLLRGLLGDRRVALLAGVLLAFGVGLTAQGRQMRTDLLSAGFVVLGLLLVLRAVRPADGRGCGGASLLQLALGGLLVGLAMVTKVQAVFLAMGLPVAAILFGRRAEPETAPGAAWGVAAVVGLLAAAAAVPAFGLIQAGLAGWGRAVYPYTPVGGVLSGGGYQSIVAGWVLVGILVHAVVHRVPAARAVAGAAAVLLGLAAGLLALDIRWNEQNAIAVANFVEHMFVFSSWRHGAELQGQGNVVGQGTLALLLAGIGRTLAIRTIVLHPDNIPQTIIVEWFAIAGAVVLWRRGERLAAVQALFLLLVAWGLEALFSLRGFQRAYAAYTDPLAILSAAWVLARMPGLLDRNKPRRWILGGVTLVVLAAHAWPIIETRKLPNPVTHCEWIPIYMPKVAPFPFCR